A window of Accipiter gentilis chromosome 24, bAccGen1.1, whole genome shotgun sequence contains these coding sequences:
- the APLN gene encoding LOW QUALITY PROTEIN: apelin (The sequence of the model RefSeq protein was modified relative to this genomic sequence to represent the inferred CDS: inserted 2 bases in 1 codon), producing the protein MTGRAAGPGRALTAYKCGSPAAGPPPPPXSPPSMAAPRWLLALLLLWLALAAAGPLGQAPGGKDAEDGLIRTLVRPRGARRGAGHRPSGWRRYRRPRPRLSHKGPMPF; encoded by the exons ATgaccgggcgggcggcggggccgggccgggctctcACCGCCTACAAATGCGGCTCCCCCgcagcggggccgccgccgccccc cagcccccccagcatGGCCGCGCCGCGCTGGCTCCTGGcgctgctgctcctctggctcGCCCTGGCCGCCGCGG GACCGCTGGGCCAGGCGCCGGGCGGGAAGGATGCGGAGGACGGCCTCATCCGAACCCTGGTGCGGCCGCGGGGTGCACGGCGTGGGGCTGGGCACCGGCCGAGCGGCTGGAGGAGGtaccggcggccccggccccggctttCCCACAAGGGCCCCATGCCCTTCTGA